The Aquila chrysaetos chrysaetos chromosome 6, bAquChr1.4, whole genome shotgun sequence genome window below encodes:
- the CCDC30 gene encoding coiled-coil domain-containing protein 30 isoform X9: MNKSYREELEREQASRARVERDLDEATQRLLMAQEEIRRLTDELDAQRKEQSRIESASWSALQAPESREEGVNEWRESDRTELQKAMEHNSRLDKEILALRARVQTLDLERKAFLDLVEQLKEEICEYQKSEKQGLPLPAPAETEEVAASSLQTQGTMDEGRIEGDCVSGKAGSDQEDRYQGSETFHKRCREAIENIEGRNSQLLHKLQKLKQEHEDLVECNEELESILGETQIQTKQEKEQFESEVEGLQWKITSLETELLEVQKNKTEMSGEEQASSGAQEMQEMLESCQETIEKLGSQLGERRQRRKQLASELELLREDLKAEKKVSELLQEREQINKLEQKHEDLCTDEKMCEEQMAKVVFLEEQIKNLRDEQELLCSELLESNKKREELEKQLKESNEEKRLLLEEIAQLKQDTLTTRQQGDNTLEEALRMNQGMAHRDNRFLVLQSSAGSLDGSVKQSLPDERFQQQEEKMQQLRQDLRRVQNLCSSAERELRYEREKNVDLQKQNLLLQQECTKVKAELKQARAKLSDTTETCSSLSAQWEKSQQKVKELEQELLKCSPADKLQSSLQEKLAQEKSKVCEAQKKISKLQQKLKDSQHQLLLAEARVSDKKLLEEELKEARENEARVQQELHEEQLKRKLLEQQVEELRQQLRHSRETEASLAKMHVELQAKTLHVLEDERKTDSSEQLQCQKENQKLSEQLSLLKEENKALYEEGVRLLNQKDLYVRKYNEMQLRHKDKIRRAKETFIHEVKQRDSRIKQLENELSESKLQVEKGKVLIAQITAENEKLLQERRRLLQKITDQEETPWNNRSTIATLQSRVKILDEENVRLHESKLQLSGHVPTSQRAPRSIHAPNMEDSKSVNFSERQLQSKVLPSPRTSFPSREPPDSLSTLKATQDTKPEGEAESQDSSFCLSPSQPSEIGYLNVASPGDTTASQLQEESQSISSENF; encoded by the exons ATGAATAAG TCCTacagagaggagctggagagggAACAAGCATCACGTGCAAGAGTTGAACGAGATCTGGATGAGGCCACACAGAGGCTGCTGATGGCCCAGGAGGAGATCCGGAGGTTGACAGATGAGCTGGATGCACAaagaaaggagcagagcagaatCG AATCAGCCTCATGGTCAGCCCTGCAAGCACCTGAGAGCCGGGAGGAAGGGGTGAATGAATGGAGAGAGAGTG ACAGGACTGAGCTACAGAAGGCCATGGAGCACAACAGCAGACTGGACAAGGAAATTCTGGCGCTGCGAGCACGGGTCCAAACACTCGACTTGGAGAGAAAAGCGTTCCTTGATCTG gtTGAACAGCTCAAAGAGGAGATCTGTGAGTATCAGAAGAGTGAGAAGCAAGGACTTCCATTGCCTGCGCCAGCCGAGACTGAAGAAGTCGCTGCGTCCTCGCTGCAG ACACAAGGCACAATGGATGAAGGGAGGATTGAAGGAGACTGCGTTTCAGGCAAAGCTGGCTCAGATCAAGAAGACAGATATCAGGGTAGTGAAACATTTCATAAAAG GTGCCGAGAGGCGATTGAAAACATCGAGGGCAGGAATTCACAGCTCCTTCACAAGCTGCAAAAACTGAAGCAGGAGCACGAAGATTTGGTTGAGTGCAATGAAGAGCTGGAATCAATTCTGGGAGAGACACAGATCCAAACCAAGCAGGAGAAGGAACAGTTTGAGAGTGAGGTGGAGGGACTTCAGTGGAAA ATCACAAGTTTAGAAACAGAGTTACTTGAAGTgcagaagaacaaaactgaGATGAGTGGGGAAGAGCAGGCATCGTCTGGAGCACAAGAGATGCAAGAG atgCTGGAAAGTTGTCAGGAAACAATAGAAAAGTTGGGAAGTCAGCTGGGAGAGCGGAGACAACGGAGAAAGCAACTTGCATCTGAGCTTGAACTGTTACGAGAAGATCTGAAGGCTGAGAAGAAG GTCTCTGAACTCCTACAAGAAAGAGAACAGATTAACAAACTCGAGCAGAAACATGAAGATCTATGTACTGATGAAAAGATGTGTGAAGAACAGATGGCTAAAGTAGTATTTTTGGAAGAACAGATCAAAAACTTGAGGGATGAACAAGAACTGCTCTG TTCTGAATTACTAGAAAGCAACAAGAAGAGGGAGGAGCTAGAAAAGCAGCTAAAAGAGAGCAATGAAGAGAAACGGTTGTTACTGGAAGAAATTGCCCAGTTAAAACAAGATACCCTGACTACCCGGCAGCAGGGTGACAACACGCTTGAAGAGGCTTTGAGGATGAATCAAGGCATGGCGCATAGAGATAACAGGTTTCTCGTgttgcagagctctgcaggcagtTTAGATGGGAGCGTTAAACAG AGTCTGCCTGACGAGAGattccagcagcaggaggaaaaaatgcagcaactACGGCAGGACTTGCGTCGAGTTCAGAACTTGTGCAGCTCAGCCGAGAGGGAGCTGAGATACGAAAGGGAGAAGAACGTCGacttacaaaagcaaaatctctTGCTCCAACAGGAATGCACCAAG GTCAAAGCTGAGCTGAAGCAAGCCCGGGCAAAACTCTCGGACACAACTGAAACATGCTCCTCTCTCTCAGCACAGTGGGAAAAAAGCCAGCAGAAGGTCAAAGAACTTGAACAAGAGCTCTTGAAGTGCTCCCCGGCTGATAAACTGCAGAGCAGTCTGCAAGAGAAACTTGCACAGGAGAAATCCAAAGTATGCGAAGCACAAAAAAAG ATTTCAAAACTCCAGCAAAAGCTAAAAGATTCACAACACCAGCTTTTGCTGGCAGAGGCCCGTGTTTCAGACAAGAAACTCCTGGAGGAGGAATTGAAGGAAGCCCGAGAAAATGAAGCTCGTGTGCAGCAAGAACTTCACGAGGAGCAGCTGAAAAG GAagctcctggagcagcaggTGGAGGAGCTGCGGCAGCAGCTCCGGCATTCGAGGGAGACGGAGGCGTCGCTGGCCAAGATGCACGTGGAGCTGCAGGCCAAGACTCTGCATGTCCTAGAAGATGAGAGGAAAACTGATTCAAGCGAG CAGCTCCAGTGTCAGAAGGAGAACCAGAAGCTTTCAGAGCAGCTTTCATtgctgaaggaggaaaacaaagcccTGTATGAGGAAGGAGTCCGTCTCCTGAACCAGAAGGATCTGTATGTCAG GAAATATAACGAAATGCAGCTCCGCCACAAAGACAAGATCCGCAGAGCCAAGGAGACCTTTATCCATGAGGTGAAACAAAGGGACAGCAGAATTAAGCAGCTTGAAAATGAGCTCAGCGAGTCAAAGCTCCAAGTGGAAAAG GGGAAGGTGCTGATTGCACAGATCACAGCTGAGAATGAGAAATTACTCCAGGAAAGAAGACGGCTCCTCCAGAAGATAACTGACCAAGAGGAGACCCCTTGGAACAACCGGTCTACAATTGCCACCCTGCAGAGCAG AGTGAAGATCCTGGATGAGGAGAATGTGCGGCTGCACGAGAGCAAACTCCAGCTCTCCGGTCACGTGCCCACCTCACAACGCGCGCCGAGGAGCATCCATGCTCCCAACATGGAG GACTCGAAGAGTGTTAACTTCTCTGAACGCCAACTACAGAGTAAGGTGTTGCCATCTCCCCGTACCAG